Proteins co-encoded in one Streptomyces sp. JH34 genomic window:
- a CDS encoding serine/threonine-protein kinase: MRPVGSKYLLEEPLGRGATGTVWRARQRETAGAEAAVAGQPGETVAIKVLKEELANDADVVMRFLRERSVLLRLTHANIVRTRDLVVEGDLLALVMDLVDGPDLHRYLRENGPLTPVAAALLTAQIADALAASHADGVVHRDLKPANVLLDERNGEMHPMLTDFGIARLADSPGLTRTHEFVGTPAYVAPESAEGRPQTSAVDVYGAGILLYELVTGRPPFAGGTALEVLHRHLSEEPSRPGSVPEPLWTVIERCLRKDPDQRPSAVNLARALRTVGQGIGVHANSAQIAAAEGVGALLAPDPAPAAVPDTPGAADRTQVLPSNAGSYDPAAPTSVMQQTAGVGGQADPTAMMPPVPPRPDGPPQPDEPHPWQSQLRAARDRNEQTQVQYLDPSQDPLRRRPQRQQPPQAQQRQQPQPQQRQQPQPQRAQQPQRYQQPQQQQQRQQRQQYAPPQQPAPQPPAPRQPRQRSANPMRIPGLGCLKGCLFSVVLLVVAAWLIWELTPLQDWIAQGQSFWDAIGDGIGKVTDWFQELGGSDSGGTTGQ; this comes from the coding sequence GTGCGGCCGGTAGGCAGCAAGTACCTGCTCGAGGAGCCGCTCGGACGCGGCGCCACGGGCACCGTCTGGCGAGCCCGCCAGCGGGAGACCGCGGGCGCCGAGGCGGCCGTCGCCGGGCAGCCCGGCGAGACCGTCGCGATCAAGGTGCTCAAGGAGGAGCTCGCCAACGACGCGGATGTCGTGATGCGGTTCCTGCGTGAGCGCTCCGTGCTGCTGCGGCTCACCCACGCGAACATCGTGCGCACCCGGGACCTGGTCGTCGAGGGCGATCTGCTCGCCCTGGTGATGGACCTGGTCGACGGTCCCGACCTGCACCGTTATCTCCGCGAGAACGGTCCGCTCACCCCGGTCGCCGCCGCGCTGCTCACCGCGCAGATCGCGGACGCGCTGGCCGCGAGCCACGCGGACGGTGTCGTGCACCGCGACCTGAAGCCCGCCAACGTGCTGCTCGACGAGCGCAACGGCGAGATGCACCCGATGCTCACCGACTTCGGCATCGCGCGCCTCGCGGACTCCCCGGGCCTGACCCGGACCCATGAGTTCGTCGGCACACCCGCCTATGTGGCGCCCGAGTCGGCCGAAGGCCGTCCGCAGACCTCCGCCGTGGACGTCTACGGCGCCGGCATCCTGCTGTACGAACTGGTCACCGGCCGTCCGCCGTTCGCCGGGGGCACCGCCCTGGAGGTCCTGCACCGGCACCTCAGCGAGGAGCCCAGCCGCCCCGGCAGCGTCCCCGAGCCGCTGTGGACGGTGATCGAACGCTGCCTGCGCAAGGACCCGGACCAGCGGCCGAGCGCCGTGAACCTCGCCCGTGCGCTGCGCACCGTCGGGCAGGGCATCGGCGTGCACGCGAACTCGGCGCAGATCGCCGCCGCCGAGGGTGTGGGCGCCCTGCTCGCCCCCGACCCGGCGCCCGCCGCCGTCCCGGACACCCCCGGTGCCGCGGACCGGACCCAGGTGCTGCCGAGCAACGCGGGCTCGTACGACCCCGCGGCCCCGACCAGCGTGATGCAGCAGACCGCGGGCGTGGGCGGCCAGGCCGACCCGACCGCGATGATGCCGCCCGTACCGCCGCGCCCCGACGGCCCCCCGCAGCCCGACGAGCCGCACCCCTGGCAGTCCCAGCTCCGGGCCGCCCGGGACCGCAACGAGCAGACGCAGGTCCAGTACCTCGACCCGAGCCAGGACCCGCTGCGCCGTCGCCCCCAGCGCCAGCAGCCGCCCCAGGCCCAGCAGCGTCAGCAGCCGCAGCCCCAGCAGCGCCAGCAGCCGCAGCCCCAGCGCGCCCAGCAGCCTCAGCGCTACCAGCAGCCCCAGCAGCAGCAGCAGCGGCAGCAGCGGCAGCAGTACGCGCCCCCGCAGCAGCCGGCACCCCAGCCGCCGGCCCCGCGGCAGCCGAGGCAGCGCAGCGCCAACCCGATGCGCATCCCCGGCCTCGGCTGCCTCAAGGGCTGCCTGTTCTCCGTGGTGCTGCTGGTCGTCGCCGCCTGGCTCATCTGGGAACTGACGCCGCTTCAGGACTGGATCGCCCAGGGGCAGAGCTTCTGGGACGCCATAGGGGACGGCATCGGCAAGGTCACCGACTGGTTCCAGGAACTCGGCGGGAGCGACTCGGGCGGCACTACCGGCCAGTAG
- a CDS encoding serine/threonine-protein kinase — MARNIGSRYTAHQILGRGSAGTVWLGEGPEGPVAIKLLREDLASDQELVGRFVQERTALLGLSHPHVVAVRDLVVDGTDLALVMDLVRGTDLRTRLDRERRLAPEAAAAIVADVADGLAAAHRAGVVHRDVKPENILLDMEGPLGPGGSHPALLTDFGVAKLIDTPRRTKATKIIGTPDYLAPEIVEGLPPRAAVDIYALATVFYELLAGFTPFGGGHPGAVLRRHVTETVVPLPGIPEELWQLLVQCLAKAPASRLRASELATRLRELLPLLSGIPPLDVDEPDNEAEPHAYDEQQYTPAPEEPRRRGAVPLVPGSSPDSNRDTHTSMRVPAPDELSGGPLGTARAPRAPGRPRPGSARNKSAAVRKRRITLGVATVALCAAIGVGGWFAASGDDPGSSPEDTRNSAPTTP; from the coding sequence TTGGCACGGAATATCGGCAGCCGGTACACCGCCCACCAGATCCTGGGGCGCGGCAGCGCCGGCACGGTGTGGCTCGGCGAAGGGCCCGAGGGCCCGGTCGCCATCAAACTGCTCCGCGAGGACCTCGCGTCCGACCAGGAGCTCGTGGGCCGCTTCGTACAGGAACGCACCGCGCTGCTCGGGCTCAGCCATCCGCACGTCGTCGCCGTCCGCGACCTCGTCGTGGACGGCACCGACCTGGCGCTGGTGATGGACCTCGTGCGGGGCACCGATCTGCGCACCCGCCTGGACCGGGAGCGCCGTCTCGCGCCCGAGGCCGCCGCGGCGATCGTCGCGGACGTCGCCGACGGCCTCGCCGCCGCGCACCGCGCGGGAGTGGTCCACCGCGACGTCAAGCCGGAGAACATCCTGCTCGACATGGAGGGCCCGCTCGGCCCCGGCGGTTCACACCCCGCGCTGCTCACCGACTTCGGCGTCGCCAAGCTCATCGACACCCCGCGCCGCACCAAGGCCACCAAGATCATCGGTACGCCGGACTATCTGGCCCCCGAGATCGTCGAGGGGCTCCCGCCCCGCGCCGCCGTGGACATCTACGCCCTCGCGACCGTGTTCTACGAGCTCCTCGCGGGCTTCACCCCCTTCGGTGGCGGCCACCCCGGGGCCGTCCTGCGCCGCCACGTGACCGAGACGGTCGTCCCGCTCCCGGGCATCCCCGAGGAGCTCTGGCAGCTGCTGGTCCAGTGCCTGGCCAAGGCCCCGGCCTCCCGCCTGCGGGCCTCGGAGCTCGCGACCCGGCTGCGGGAGCTGCTCCCGCTCCTGTCCGGGATACCCCCGCTCGACGTCGACGAGCCGGACAACGAGGCCGAACCGCATGCCTACGACGAGCAGCAGTACACGCCGGCGCCGGAGGAGCCCCGCCGTCGGGGCGCGGTCCCGCTGGTGCCCGGATCCTCCCCGGACTCCAACCGGGACACCCACACGAGCATGCGCGTCCCCGCCCCCGACGAACTCTCCGGCGGCCCCCTCGGCACGGCCCGCGCCCCGCGTGCCCCAGGTCGGCCGCGCCCCGGTTCGGCCCGGAACAAGTCCGCGGCCGTACGCAAGCGCAGGATCACCCTGGGTGTGGCGACCGTCGCCCTGTGTGCCGCGATAGGGGTGGGAGGCTGGTTCGCCGCGAGCGGCGACGACCCGGGATCGTCCCCCGAGGACACACGGAACTCGGCACCCACGACCCCCTGA
- the prfB gene encoding peptide chain release factor 2, with amino-acid sequence MAVVDISEELKSLSSTMGSIEAVLDLDALRVDIAALEEQAAAPSLWDDPDAAQKITSKLSHLQAEVRKTETLRGRIDDLEVLFELAEDEGDADALAEAQSELESVRKALDEMEVRTLLSGEYDAREALVTIRAEAGGVDAADFAEKLQRMYLRWAERHNYKTEVYETAYAEEAGIKSTTFAVEVPYAYGTLSVEQGTHRLVRISPFDNQGRRQTSFAGVEVLPVVEQTDHVEIDESELRVDVYRSSGPGGQGVNTTDSAVRLTHLPTGIVVSCQNERSQIQNKASAMNVLQAKLLERRRQEEQAKMNALKGDGGNSWGNQMRSYVLHPYQMVKDLRTEFEMGNPEAVFGGEIDGFVEAGIRWRKQNEK; translated from the coding sequence GTGGCAGTCGTCGATATTTCCGAAGAGCTGAAGTCCCTCTCCTCGACCATGGGGTCGATCGAGGCCGTCCTGGACCTCGATGCGCTGAGGGTCGACATCGCCGCGCTCGAGGAGCAGGCGGCGGCGCCGTCCCTCTGGGACGACCCGGACGCGGCGCAGAAGATCACCAGCAAGCTTTCGCACCTCCAGGCCGAGGTCCGCAAGACCGAGACCCTGCGCGGCCGCATCGACGACCTCGAGGTCCTCTTCGAGCTCGCCGAGGACGAGGGTGACGCCGACGCGCTCGCCGAGGCGCAGAGCGAGCTGGAGTCCGTCCGCAAGGCGCTGGACGAGATGGAGGTCCGCACGCTCCTCTCCGGCGAGTACGACGCGCGCGAGGCCCTGGTCACCATCCGTGCCGAGGCCGGGGGCGTCGACGCCGCCGACTTCGCCGAGAAGCTCCAGCGCATGTACCTCCGCTGGGCCGAGCGGCACAACTACAAGACCGAGGTCTACGAGACGGCGTACGCCGAGGAGGCCGGCATCAAGTCGACCACCTTCGCGGTCGAGGTGCCGTACGCCTACGGCACGCTCTCCGTCGAGCAGGGCACGCACCGACTCGTCCGGATCTCGCCGTTCGACAACCAGGGCCGCCGCCAGACGTCCTTCGCGGGTGTCGAGGTGCTGCCCGTCGTCGAGCAGACGGACCACGTCGAGATCGACGAGTCCGAGCTCCGGGTCGACGTGTACCGCTCCTCGGGCCCGGGCGGCCAGGGCGTCAACACCACGGACTCCGCGGTCCGCCTGACCCACCTGCCCACCGGCATCGTCGTCTCCTGCCAGAACGAGCGCTCGCAGATCCAGAACAAGGCGTCCGCGATGAACGTCCTCCAGGCGAAGCTCCTCGAGCGCCGCCGCCAGGAGGAGCAGGCGAAGATGAACGCGCTCAAGGGCGACGGCGGCAACTCCTGGGGCAACCAGATGCGTTCGTACGTCCTGCACCCGTACCAGATGGTCAAGGACCTGCGTACGGAGTTCGAGATGGGCAACCCGGAGGCCGTCTTCGGCGGCGAGATCGACGGTTTCGTCGAAGCCGGCATCCGCTGGCGCAAGCAGAACGAGAAGTAG
- the ftsE gene encoding cell division ATP-binding protein FtsE: MIRFDNVSKTYPKQSRPALRDVSLDIEKGEFVFLVGSSGSGKSTFMRLILREERASQGMVHVLGKDLARLSNWKVPQMRRQLGTVFQDFRLLPNKTVAENVAFAQEVIGKPRGEIRKAVPQVLDLVGLGGKEDRMPGELSGGEQQRVAIARAFVNRPMLLIADEPTGNLDPQTSVGIMKLLDRINRTGTTVIMATHDQNIVDQMRKRVIELEQGRLVRDQARGVYGYQH, encoded by the coding sequence GTGATCCGATTCGACAACGTCTCCAAGACCTACCCGAAGCAGAGCCGCCCCGCTCTCCGGGACGTCTCACTCGACATCGAGAAGGGCGAGTTCGTCTTCCTGGTGGGCTCCTCAGGCTCCGGCAAGTCCACCTTCATGCGGCTCATCCTCCGCGAGGAGCGCGCCAGTCAGGGCATGGTCCACGTGCTCGGCAAGGACCTGGCGCGGCTGTCCAACTGGAAGGTGCCGCAGATGCGCCGCCAGCTGGGCACCGTCTTCCAGGACTTCCGGCTCCTCCCCAACAAGACCGTGGCCGAGAACGTGGCCTTCGCGCAGGAGGTCATCGGCAAGCCCCGCGGTGAGATCCGCAAGGCCGTGCCGCAGGTGCTCGACCTCGTGGGTCTCGGGGGCAAGGAGGACCGCATGCCCGGTGAGCTCTCCGGTGGTGAGCAGCAACGTGTCGCGATCGCGAGGGCGTTCGTCAACCGCCCCATGCTGCTGATCGCGGACGAGCCGACCGGAAACCTCGATCCGCAGACCTCCGTGGGCATCATGAAGCTGCTGGACCGGATCAACCGGACCGGCACCACCGTGATCATGGCGACCCACGACCAGAACATCGTCGACCAGATGCGCAAGCGCGTCATCGAGCTCGAACAGGGCCGTCTCGTACGTGACCAGGCGCGCGGCGTCTACGGCTACCAGCACTGA
- the ftsX gene encoding permease-like cell division protein FtsX: protein MRAQFVLSEIGVGLRRNLTMTFAVVVSVALSLALFGGALLMREQVSSMKTYWYDKVNVSIFLCNKNDAKDVPKCAKGAVTAEQKKEIKADLEKMEAVEKPVLFETVDQAYKHYQEQFGDSPMAGNITPDQMQESFRVKLKDPQKYKVVATAFAGRDGVQSVQDQRSILDNLFGLMNGMNVAAIFLMGLMLVIALMLIVNTVRVSAFSRRRETGIMRLVGASGFYIQMPFIMEAAFAGLIGGLLACVILIAARYFLIDGGLALQEKLNLIDFIGWEAVLTKLPLVIAIGLLMPAVAALFALRKYLKV, encoded by the coding sequence ATGCGCGCCCAGTTCGTCCTGTCGGAGATCGGCGTCGGTCTTCGTCGTAACCTCACGATGACCTTCGCGGTCGTGGTCTCCGTCGCCCTCTCGCTCGCCCTGTTCGGCGGCGCGCTGTTGATGCGCGAACAGGTCAGCTCGATGAAGACCTACTGGTACGACAAGGTCAACGTCTCGATCTTCCTCTGCAACAAGAACGACGCCAAGGACGTGCCCAAGTGCGCCAAGGGTGCCGTCACGGCGGAGCAGAAGAAGGAGATCAAGGCGGACCTCGAGAAGATGGAGGCCGTGGAGAAGCCGGTCCTCTTCGAGACGGTCGACCAGGCGTACAAGCACTACCAGGAGCAGTTCGGCGACTCGCCGATGGCCGGCAACATCACGCCGGACCAGATGCAGGAGTCCTTCCGGGTCAAGCTGAAGGACCCGCAGAAGTACAAGGTCGTCGCTACGGCCTTCGCCGGCCGTGACGGCGTGCAGTCCGTCCAGGACCAGCGCAGCATCCTGGACAACCTCTTCGGGCTGATGAACGGCATGAACGTGGCCGCGATCTTCCTGATGGGGCTGATGCTGGTCATCGCCCTGATGCTGATCGTGAACACCGTCCGCGTCTCGGCGTTCAGCCGGAGACGGGAGACGGGCATCATGCGGCTGGTGGGAGCTTCGGGCTTCTACATCCAGATGCCGTTCATCATGGAGGCCGCGTTCGCCGGCCTGATCGGCGGACTGCTGGCCTGCGTGATCCTGATCGCCGCCAGGTACTTCCTGATCGACGGTGGTCTGGCGCTCCAGGAGAAGCTGAACCTGATCGACTTCATCGGCTGGGAAGCGGTGCTCACGAAGCTTCCGCTGGTCATCGCGATCGGGTTGCTGATGCCCGCCGTTGCCGCTCTCTTCGCGTTGCGCAAGTACCTCAAGGTGTGA
- a CDS encoding S41 family peptidase, producing MLGHTYHLKPRGIHRGAALTLVFASVLATAAATGSLPREDDPGTEIRTRAVSSTVGPVDREEIADAAADAEADGKSGTDAAEEVVSRSGDRWGAVYDEREYEEFEQALDGSYTGVGVSARRSARGEVAVSRVQPGGPAERAGVREGDLLRTVDGRPVGKRPVAEVVALLRGDRTKAPEGSSVVLGLSRGGHSWTTTLRRARLSTDPVSVRRLGQDPSSAVLIKVAAFTKGAGTAVRDAVDEVPGDAGILLDLRANSGGLVTEAVTASSAFLDGGLVATYDVHGDQRALYADPGGDTDRPVVVLVDGGTMSAAELLTGALQDRGRAVTVGSRTFGKGSVQMPSKLPGGSVAELTVGQYRTPAGRSVEGSGITPDVGAGPEAQRRAETVLSGLGGGS from the coding sequence ATGCTGGGCCATACGTACCATTTGAAACCCCGTGGGATCCACCGCGGGGCGGCCCTGACGTTGGTGTTCGCGAGCGTGCTGGCCACTGCCGCGGCCACCGGGTCGCTGCCCCGTGAGGACGACCCGGGCACGGAGATAAGGACACGGGCGGTGTCCTCCACCGTCGGTCCGGTGGACCGTGAGGAGATCGCGGACGCGGCCGCCGACGCGGAGGCCGACGGGAAGTCCGGCACGGACGCCGCCGAGGAGGTCGTCAGCCGCAGCGGTGACCGCTGGGGCGCGGTGTACGACGAGCGGGAGTACGAGGAGTTCGAGCAGGCCCTCGACGGCTCGTACACCGGGGTGGGCGTCTCCGCCCGCCGCTCGGCCCGCGGCGAGGTCGCCGTGAGCAGGGTCCAGCCCGGGGGACCGGCGGAGCGGGCCGGTGTGCGCGAGGGTGACCTGCTGCGCACCGTGGACGGCCGTCCGGTCGGGAAGCGCCCCGTCGCCGAGGTGGTCGCGCTGCTGCGAGGGGACCGGACGAAGGCGCCCGAGGGTTCCTCGGTGGTCCTCGGGCTGAGCCGCGGTGGCCATTCGTGGACCACGACGCTGCGCAGGGCCCGGCTCAGCACCGACCCGGTGAGCGTCCGGCGGCTCGGGCAGGACCCCTCCTCCGCCGTGCTGATCAAGGTCGCCGCGTTCACCAAGGGCGCGGGCACCGCGGTCCGTGACGCCGTGGACGAGGTGCCCGGGGACGCCGGGATCCTGCTCGACCTCCGGGCCAACTCGGGCGGTCTGGTCACCGAGGCCGTCACCGCTTCCTCCGCCTTCCTGGACGGCGGGCTCGTCGCCACCTACGACGTGCACGGTGACCAGCGCGCCCTCTACGCCGACCCCGGGGGCGACACCGACCGGCCCGTGGTCGTCCTGGTGGACGGCGGCACGATGAGCGCCGCCGAGCTGCTGACCGGCGCCCTGCAGGACCGGGGGAGGGCCGTGACCGTCGGGTCACGCACCTTCGGCAAGGGATCCGTGCAGATGCCCAGCAAGCTCCCGGGCGGCTCGGTGGCCGAGCTGACCGTCGGGCAGTACCGCACTCCGGCGGGCCGGAGCGTCGAGGGAAGCGGCATCACACCGGACGTCGGGGCGGGTCCGGAGGCCCAGCGGCGGGCCGAAACGGTATTGAGTGGCCTCGGGGGTGGGTCGTAG
- the smpB gene encoding SsrA-binding protein SmpB: protein MAKEKDTGRKMIAQNKKARHDYHVLDTYECGLVLMGTEVKSLRMGRASLVDGFVQIDDGEAWLHNIHVPEYVQGTWTNHSAKRKRKLLLHRAEIDKLQAKSQETGHTIVPLALYFKDSRVKVEIALAKGKKEYDKRQTLREKQDTRETNRAISAVRRRQRSA, encoded by the coding sequence ATGGCCAAGGAAAAAGACACCGGGCGCAAGATGATCGCCCAGAACAAGAAGGCGCGGCACGACTACCACGTCCTCGACACCTACGAGTGCGGTCTCGTACTGATGGGTACCGAGGTCAAGTCGTTGCGGATGGGCAGGGCGTCGCTGGTCGACGGCTTCGTCCAGATCGACGACGGGGAGGCGTGGCTGCACAACATCCACGTCCCGGAGTACGTGCAGGGCACCTGGACCAACCACTCGGCCAAGCGCAAGCGCAAGCTGCTGCTGCACCGGGCCGAGATCGACAAGCTCCAGGCCAAGTCGCAGGAGACGGGCCACACGATCGTGCCGCTCGCGCTGTACTTCAAGGACAGCCGCGTCAAGGTCGAGATCGCGCTCGCGAAGGGCAAGAAGGAGTACGACAAGCGTCAGACACTGCGGGAGAAGCAGGACACGCGGGAGACGAACCGCGCGATCTCGGCGGTCCGCCGGCGCCAGCGCAGCGCGTAG
- a CDS encoding MFS transporter — MPLETAAPAPATPPAAGPSNPYLRLLATPGARAFTAGNLLARLPMGMFSVSAVIMIAGAHGSYALAGAVTATGLAATAVVAPWTARLVDRYGQARIAVPATAVAVLGSLALVLCVHHDAPVWTLFVAYAATATTPNTGGMSRARWAHLHRGDPAALHTANSFEQAADELCFMLGPVLAASLCGALFPEAGTLTGAILLMTGVLVFAAQRATEPPVTPGTRAASPLRTPGMAALLAVFLATGAVFGSMEVVSIAHAGGAILALQATGSCVAGLLYGSLRPAARVGRRLLLCLTGMTALMSLPLLATATTGSLPVLAVCLLLAGAATAPTMVTGMTLIQRLTPQAQLNEGMTLAVTTLLGGVAAGSAVGGWAVEHAGTVAGYAAPMCAAALALAVAAAGTRRA, encoded by the coding sequence GTGCCTCTCGAAACCGCTGCCCCGGCTCCCGCCACCCCTCCTGCCGCCGGCCCGTCCAATCCGTACCTCCGACTGCTCGCCACTCCCGGCGCGCGTGCCTTCACCGCGGGCAATCTCCTCGCCCGGCTGCCCATGGGGATGTTCAGCGTCAGCGCCGTCATCATGATCGCCGGGGCCCACGGTTCGTACGCCCTGGCCGGGGCAGTCACCGCGACCGGGCTGGCCGCGACCGCCGTCGTCGCCCCCTGGACGGCCCGCCTCGTCGACCGGTACGGCCAGGCCAGGATCGCGGTGCCCGCCACGGCGGTCGCCGTACTCGGCTCGCTGGCCCTGGTGCTCTGCGTACATCACGACGCACCGGTCTGGACGCTCTTCGTCGCCTATGCCGCGACGGCCACCACCCCGAACACCGGCGGTATGTCCCGGGCCCGCTGGGCCCATCTGCACCGGGGCGACCCGGCGGCCCTGCACACCGCCAACTCCTTCGAACAGGCCGCGGACGAACTGTGCTTCATGCTCGGCCCCGTCCTCGCCGCGTCCCTGTGCGGGGCCCTCTTCCCCGAAGCCGGCACGCTCACCGGCGCGATCCTGCTGATGACCGGCGTCCTGGTCTTCGCCGCGCAGCGCGCCACCGAACCACCGGTGACTCCCGGCACCCGGGCCGCCTCGCCCCTGCGCACCCCCGGCATGGCCGCCCTGCTCGCCGTGTTCCTCGCGACCGGGGCGGTCTTCGGTTCGATGGAGGTCGTGTCCATCGCGCACGCGGGCGGCGCGATCCTCGCGCTCCAGGCCACGGGCTCCTGCGTCGCCGGGCTGCTGTACGGATCGCTGCGCCCCGCAGCGCGGGTCGGCCGGCGGCTGCTGCTCTGCCTGACGGGGATGACCGCGCTGATGTCTCTCCCCCTGCTGGCCACGGCCACGACCGGCTCGCTGCCCGTGCTGGCGGTCTGCCTGCTGCTGGCGGGGGCGGCCACCGCGCCCACCATGGTCACCGGGATGACCCTGATCCAGCGTCTCACCCCGCAGGCGCAGCTCAACGAGGGGATGACGCTCGCGGTCACGACGCTGCTGGGCGGGGTGGCCGCGGGCTCGGCCGTGGGCGGCTGGGCGGTGGAGCACGCGGGGACGGTCGCCGGATACGCGGCGCCGATGTGCGCCGCGGCCCTCGCCCTGGCCGTCGCGGCCGCGGGAACACGCCGGGCCTGA
- a CDS encoding LysR family transcriptional regulator: protein MAAVDTDPRILRAFVTVAEELHFTRAAARLYVAQQALSRDIRRLERELGRELFVRTTRQVSLTPDGERLLPYARQVLDAHVALRAAFTDPADRPLLVDLNTDGMTAARVLARARELAPECELMARFESGLTWAAGEVLAGRLDVSFGRAAGLDPAVLAQLSVQPVRYEPMAVLLPRDHPLAGREAVAMSDLAGETVYAGAGNARTREWTDLASLLFSEWDIVLAPPAPLAVGVAEFQRVMAKRGDPVLAVVGFPPLPGTVLRPLVRPVPLSPLLMVWRKGLDHPGLSALRAAVAELAGAEGWMARPATSWLPGTDASLMDHCS from the coding sequence GTGGCCGCCGTCGACACCGATCCCCGCATCCTCCGCGCCTTCGTCACCGTGGCCGAGGAACTGCACTTCACCCGTGCCGCCGCCCGGCTCTACGTCGCGCAGCAGGCGCTGAGCCGGGACATCCGCAGGCTGGAGCGTGAGCTGGGCAGGGAACTGTTCGTCCGTACCACCCGGCAGGTGTCCCTCACCCCGGACGGGGAACGCCTCCTCCCGTACGCCCGCCAGGTGCTCGACGCGCACGTCGCGCTCCGCGCCGCCTTCACCGACCCGGCGGACCGTCCGCTGCTCGTCGACCTCAACACCGACGGGATGACAGCGGCCCGGGTGCTGGCCCGGGCGCGTGAACTCGCGCCCGAGTGCGAGCTGATGGCCCGTTTCGAGAGCGGGCTGACCTGGGCGGCGGGTGAGGTGCTCGCCGGGCGGCTGGACGTCTCCTTCGGCCGGGCCGCCGGACTCGACCCCGCGGTCCTCGCCCAGCTCTCCGTACAGCCGGTGCGGTACGAGCCGATGGCCGTACTCCTGCCGCGCGATCATCCTCTGGCGGGGCGCGAGGCGGTCGCCATGAGTGACCTGGCCGGTGAAACCGTCTACGCGGGGGCAGGCAATGCGCGCACGCGCGAGTGGACGGATCTCGCATCCCTGCTCTTCTCGGAATGGGACATCGTGCTGGCTCCACCGGCTCCGCTCGCCGTCGGAGTGGCCGAATTCCAACGGGTCATGGCGAAGAGAGGTGACCCTGTGCTGGCCGTCGTGGGGTTTCCGCCGCTACCCGGGACGGTGCTGCGCCCACTCGTGCGGCCCGTGCCGCTGTCCCCGCTGCTGATGGTGTGGCGTAAGGGGCTCGATCACCCGGGTCTGTCCGCGTTGCGTGCCGCAGTGGCCGAACTCGCAGGGGCAGAAGGATGGATGGCAAGGCCAGCTACCTCGTGGCTACCCGGAACCGACGCTTCACTCATGGATCACTGTTCATGA